A window of Camelus ferus isolate YT-003-E chromosome 1, BCGSAC_Cfer_1.0, whole genome shotgun sequence genomic DNA:
ACTCCCTATGTGCCAGAAAATGATCGGACATAAACCAGTCCCGTCAGTAGAGGAGGTCACAGTGACATTTGCGTTATTAACACTCACTTTTCCAAGAATAGAAGCAATATGTTTAACAATCCCCACTCCCCCAAATCCTTAAACTCAATATCATAGGCACAGAATGTAAGCAAATCTGGGATGTTCTCCAACAGATAAGCAATAGCACAACTATGTTATTCTCAAAAATACTGTCTAGATATTCTTTCCTATATAATCAAATGCTCAGTGGCCACACTTCTAACAGCCTGCATTAGCTGactttaaatgaatttattgtGTCACAAGTCCATCTAAGCTTccttttaggtatttttaaatatgtccaAGAGACAATACCTGTTTCAGGTTTATTTAGGGGCATCGATCTATAAGGACATCAACTCCATTTTTTAAGGTTAGACTAACTATTGTGggtttactgaagaaaaaggacaggagaaaaaaaaaaagcgaatcACAACAAACCTCTTTAGGTTAGTTAAAGGACTTATCTCTAGctgggatattaaaaaaaattaatctcaccAGCCCACACTCTAAAAGTTAATGCCACTAATAACAATCAACAGCAGGAAAAGTAAACCTGCCAACAACCAGCCCACTCATTAGCAAAAAAGCAGTTTAACTCAAATACTGAGACCAAAGTATAACACTACCTACCCAAACTGTCCCACCCACCCTCAGCCGccagcaaggaaggaagaaataactgctgaacagaacaaaataagCTTAGTATTTCTTACAAGGATAACAATGGTCCAACTCCTGAGATAATACTCAGAAGGACAAAAGGTGGAGTGAAGGCAATGTACAGGGATTAGTATCCCACAAACAGTCTTGAAACATCCAAAGTACCACAAGCACACTAAACTTGTCTATGAATTAGAGGACAGGatattgctgctgcttctttttgtCCTTTGAAATATACAATACTTTGTAGACTCTGCCCTTCAATGTGAAAGCAGGAcacttaaggaaaaagaaattgacacCCCAATTTTGAGACCATATATCTTAACTGTGAAACTAAACAGATCTATACCTTTTCCTTCCTACAATCAAAACACCTCACAAAAATAGGAAAACTAAAACAACCCAAACATGATTAATTTTCAAAGTCCttgaaagtttaaaacttttagcgaaagggaaggaaggaaaagaggaaaaacaagaataagGAAGGGGGAAGGCTTTAaaagaaagaggggggaaaaaaatcaatgggccTCTCTTTTATTTGGCGACAAGCAAGTGCAAGAAAGTTCATTTGTAACTTGTTCAGTTGTCTGTCTTTTGCACATCTGCGTTCTGGCCAGAAGGGACTTTGAGGTTTTTCTGCAGCACATGAGCATCTGCAGGCTCTATTCTCTTATAGTAGTTCTTCTTTGTCTCAATAATCTCAAAGCCAAACTTCCTGTAGAAGTCAATTGCAGACTCATTGCTGATCTGGACATGCCTGAGATATAACagggcaacagaaaaaaataaataaaaataaattaagattccATCAGCTTTTGTCTGTCCTTCACAGATAGCTTCAAATTGGTTGGCACTGGAATACCGCAGATATTTTAGATTCTCTTTAGTAATCAACAAAGATTTAGGTATTCATTTCAGGGAAACTTTTGATAACAAATTTACACTTCTAACTCTTAACATTTGCAAGACAGCTGGCTGAGATTAGGAAATGCAGGAATAGTGCTTACTCTTAAAATCAATCAAGAttgggggagggaatagctcagtggtagaatgcatgcttagcatgcatgaggtcctgggttcaatccccagtacctcagttaaaataaataaacctaattacctcccctccacccccaccaaatcaatcaatcaatcaatcagtcagtcagtcagtcagtcaaggTTAAAGTACCCTagctatcataacattttgtattgTAAGGGGAGAAAGATTCCtgtaataacacataaaaaacaaacaaaagactagGGTCTCAAATGCTTGAATATATCCTCCTTCTGACTGATAAAAAACATGCTAGATTTTGATAGTAAATAATTTGTGCTTCCTCAATTACTCCTCAAAAGAGCATTATATAATTTACTCTCTCCTCTGCCAAAGTGAAAACGAGAATAATCTTAGTATCTGTACTTTAAAGACTCCACAGTTGTGATCTCAGCCTTGGCTCTGAGGTCTCTTAAGATCCAAGTACAGATCAGCTAGGTACTCTCTGACTTTGACTATTAAATTCTACTACTAACTGAGCATGTCACTGAGCCTTGAGCAGAACTCAGAGAGTGCAAACAGATGGCATGAGAAAAGTAATATTAATGGTATTAATTTCTCAAATGATGAAGACTTGAATTTTAATCTTGGTTTCACATCTGTGAGTTTGGAGCTCCCACTCCAACGTAATAAAGCAAAACGAGAATGTTTATCTCCCAGGCTCCTTGTCTATtattaaaccaaaacaaaataaacttctaaCTACTACTTCTATGGTATTTCCAAAAGACAATGAAATGAGTGACTGgattttagattttcttgtaaAACTTTTCATTGCcaatttattaaattctttagATAAGAAGATTAAATATGACTTTACTTACAGATAGATGTTGTCAAAAGTGCCATCTTTTTCACAGATGTTTAAGACATGATTTAACATTTTAGTTCCTATTAACAAGACAAAGAAGTAAGTAATCTCATAAAAATCAatctttaaattatatacatCCAACCCCCACCTTGACACTTACTGAGTCCTAATAGAATCTGAGGTAAACACTAAACATCCTGAATTTCCAAAATTGTTCTCTCTACATTACCTACTGTGTTTCAAACTGGTAGCAGAAAAGCAATCTTTATATACAGCccttccaggaagaaggaaaacagaaaaggcaaaaaggatattaataacaaatatataaaggGCTTTCGATTGAATTACGTTAACAAATAAACAGTTCTTTTTCACCTTATTTTACAAGTAATTCAGTATCCCTTTCCCAATATTCCTAGAAGAGACAGTTTGACTTACTGGGTCAGAAACTGTAGCAATGTACTTatgtttctttgaagaaaaaaataaaaacagggacaaaaacacaaacaatttTACCTATTCCTAGCCTTCGGTATGGTGCCAGACATCCTAGCGTCATGATGTAAAGTCTCTTCTGGTTCTGTGAATGATCCACCCTACAGCATACTGCACCTACTGCAATGTCATTGAAATAGGCTGccatggaaaatataaagatacaaagtTCAACAGACAAAATGAcactttttgttgatttttttcccctccctttctatAAGGACTAAATTGTTGCTATCAGCATTAAATTTTATCAGCTACTTTGAACATCAGTAAGCCTCAAAAATATCCCATACCTTAAGAATTTAAGCCTCCTCTAGAGTAAagttaaatatgtgaaaatacaGACATAGCCtaaataagaaaagatatttagcatttccttttaaaattcaagtatgtTATCTTGATTTTTCTCAGAACTTGGTCAGCCCTATTTTCTCACTTGTTGTAAAACTAGGAGATTACATCAGTTAACTGTTCCCCTCCCCATATTAAAAATTAGAGGTGAAGAACATGAATAAACAATtgaagggaaggggtgggggaagaaaaacATATCATACCAAGTTTTGCTAGCTCGCCAACCTCCAGCACATCTTTGTAGAACTTGTCATTGTAGCTGACTGGAAAGATGACCTGGTTTAATCTCTTCAACTGTTTAATATTGTGTGGTGTCACATCTCCCAGCTCGATCCGGCTACTGGAACAAACCAAAATGtactcaataaaatataattagctTCATTTGTTAAGATTAACATATTAAAAGGGTACAAAGCCTTTTTTACATGATTGATAAATCCAACCCTTTCTTAAGTGATTTTCTATTCCTATGAAGATTTCCACTTTTAAGCAGATTTTGCCAGTCATTCCATCCAGATTCCAACTCATAGCTCTTATACAATTGTATATATTTAGAGACAAATACAGTAAACAACAATTACTAAGAAGGccagaataatattttccataaatggcaaaattttcagaaaaacttaAAGGTATCTATTACTGATCAAAAAGAGTGACGATACCTAATTGGCAAAAGGGTGGCAAATAAGATTTTCATACTCTGCTGGCAGGGATGAAAACAGATACAGTATCTCTGAAAGACAATCTAGCACTAAGTactaaaaaaaagtctaaagagTATACATCTCCTTTTGTCCAACGTATCtcattctaggaatttattctaaggaaatatcAAAATATGCAAATACCATGCATATCAAATAGAATATACATTTGACACAGGAAACACACACATCAGAGTCACATGGGGTGGTATTCACAATCTAGACTCCTGGATCCCATCCCATACCTTCAGAAGCAGAATCTCTGGAAATGGAACATGGGAATctgtatttcaaaaacaaaaaaatccaaacaacaaACCCCAACCTGAAAACTACTTATCAAGAACACAACAGTAGCATTGTTAAGAAACCATTCTTAATCAAAACAATGGGTTccatgggaaaaaattaaaactataaagttACAGACTCAGTAACAAAGTCATTTTGCCTACAGAGCTGTcaacaaaagaaattaatagcTCAAGTCAATTTCACTATCATAAGCTAAAGGTTGATCAAAAGTGACAAGACAAACCTAAATAGAATCTACATAATTCTTCTTCCTATTACCATTAGCACTATTATTAGCTACTTATATACATTATTtgccttcttaaaaattttaacagtgggtggtaaaaatatttaaagaaaatgtcaaatcaaaataaaaatgagttcaaaaataagtaaaacaatcTAATGCCAACCAAGCAGCTAGGAAATGATATAGGTTCTACCACTAGGTGCTAGTTCTGGATCAGAATGGTATTAGTCAATAGCAGGGAAACGCAAACAATACAATCTAATTAATCATTTACATCATATGCACATAGATTTTGAAAACTCTCTGTTGGAGAAATGACTAAACAAGAGGGTTAATCATCACACTTTTATAAtggtaaaaaagagaaaaaaaaaaaagaaatagaaggatcTGAACGTCCACCAATAGGGGGACTATTAATGAAATAAAGCatgatacatttatattattaGCATAGTAAGATGCTGATATACTGgttcctgggggaaaaaagcatattccaaacatatatttatatatatttccaacTTTTgttaatatacacaaaaatgtttgaaaacatattaaaaaaatgtgtagttAAAACTGTAGATAATTTCCACGTAAGTAAATATGCAGTAACTATGGCCTTTCTCCAGAATATTTGAGAACTAAAATGAATTCTCTTTCTGAGATTCATGTCTTCCTTAACTAGGTTACATCTCATTCACAGAACAACTTCCCTCTTCATTAAGGTACATCCTGGCTTTCTCTTCTTTAAGGCTGAAGTAAACATTTCATCTTAAAATACAGGATTCCTTAAAATATAGGGATCACATCTTACctagtctatttttgttttttaaagaggattCCGCCCATTTAGTTAATTAACATAACCATCACCTCACttcttatagctggaagtttgtattcTTTTACCAACTTTTCCCTATGTCCCCTACTCTGGCAAGCACTTTTCTactctttctatgagtttgactccttttttttccccccagatcccacatgtaagtgataacatgcagtatttacttatctttctttatttggcttatttcacttagtataatgctactttttaatttattattgcaTCACAAATTGggttcagtaatttttaaaaatgtaatatagcTCATTATATTGATTATACTTAGAACacaccatttaaaaattactccaCTGCACTTAAAAGCCAGTGTCTGACAAtagtcaagacacagaagcaacctaaatgttcatcgacatgactggataaagaaactgtggtatatttatacagtggaatactactcagtgataaaaaagaataaataatgccatttgcagcaacatggatggacctggagattgtcattctaagtgaaataagccagaaggagaaagaaaataccatatatcactcatatgtggaatctaaaagaaaaaaaaaggaaaaagaggacactaatgaactcatctacaaaataaaaacagactcacaaacatagtaaacaattttatggttaccggggaaagggataaatttgagagtttgagacttgcaaatgaTAACCtctgtatataaaaacagattaaaaaacaaatttcttctgtatagcagggaactatattcaacatcatgtaataacctttaatgaaaaagaatatgaaaacgaatatatacatatacatgcatgactgggacattgtgctgtgcaccagaaattgacacactgtaactgactatatacttcaataaaaaattttaaaaaactgatcaataaataaactaagaaatttttaaaaaagccaatgtctgtattttaagaatgactgaaaaattacaTTATGAAATCTAATAgtaaaacaataaaggaaaacttAACAATCTAGGAAGTTAAGCTTCTAAATTATAAGTGAaagaacttgttttttttaaaggtttaagaATAATTTCTAGGAAATTACCATGTTTCAAGtatatttacagttttttaaaggaCCACAACCAGGTTATTTCTTGATTTCATACAGAAGGTGTGGTAGACTGAAACTAATAAAAGTTAAGTACTAAAAAAGTTTCCATTAAGGGTGGGCAGATCAAGACTAAATATAGAACACAATATTGAATCTTTAGGGAATAAATAGCTTAATCTTTCCCGCCTAATTAAAAAGAAGTAtgtcttgattaaaaaaaaaagtccaacacCATAGAAATGAGTTAGATGTACTTAGTCTTCTAATATccttttatgtacatatatacagatattttaaatttgaatattgTTTGGTAgccatttaagaaagaaatttatcAAGTTTGATTATTAACAGACTGTCAGCCTGTGCTAGaaacataatttcaaaatgtCTATTAAATATAACTTTGTCAGCAAAATTCGCCTTCAAATACAGTTTAACTTTTGTGAACATGATATGTCTGATTGAAATGGAACACTTCTGTAATCCTGATCACTTAGCTCCAAATTATTTTAAGATGTGGATATTCTAAATATATCAGAGTAATATCATCAACTTGTAAATATAATTCAGCAAAGAACAGGCAGTATCAAAGGCATAAACATAGAGGGCTATGTAGAAATGTCAACTAAATGAGAACATCACTTGACTGTAAACAAccaaaaagcttttaaaagttaaaagaacttgattagaaaattaaatagagattttaaaaattctacccGTGGATCTAAAATTTTCTAGAGTTCTTAAGAACATAATAGTTGCCTATTCAAAGCATAAGTCAGTTGTACTTCAATAGATATTTGAGCAGCTATGAGTTAACACATGGAATGCAAAGGAGTTCCTACCTAGCAGGAAATAGGGGTACACATAAtgcaaagaacaaaaataatactaTAATGGAAGTAACTGTAGAAAAAGTag
This region includes:
- the NAA50 gene encoding N-alpha-acetyltransferase 50 isoform X2; the protein is MKGRIELGDVTPHNIKQLKRLNQVIFPVSYNDKFYKDVLEVGELAKLAYFNDIAVGAVCCRVDHSQNQKRLYIMTLGCLAPYRRLGIGTKMLNHVLNICEKDGTFDNIYLHVQISNESAIDFYRKFGFEIIETKKNYYKRIEPADAHVLQKNLKVPSGQNADVQKTDN
- the NAA50 gene encoding N-alpha-acetyltransferase 50 isoform X1, with the translated sequence MKGSRIELGDVTPHNIKQLKRLNQVIFPVSYNDKFYKDVLEVGELAKLAYFNDIAVGAVCCRVDHSQNQKRLYIMTLGCLAPYRRLGIGTKMLNHVLNICEKDGTFDNIYLHVQISNESAIDFYRKFGFEIIETKKNYYKRIEPADAHVLQKNLKVPSGQNADVQKTDN